The genomic region ACTTCGCGCATCCGCTCCATGGTGGACGGGCGGCGCTGTCCTACCGCTCGCTCGAGCAGACCACCGCAGGACTGGGCGAGGACGGGGCGGCCTACCGGCGGCTGTTCGGGCCGCTGGTCGAGCACGGCACCGATGTCGTCGACTTCTTCCTGACCAGCCGGCTGCGCCGGCTGCCCACGCGCAGCGTGCCGCAGATCGCCCAGTTCGGGCTCAACGGCCTACCCAACGTGCGCTGGCTGGCGAACCGGTACTTCGACACCGAGGAGGCGAAGGCACTCCTCGGCGGCGCCGCCGCGCACGGCATGCTCGACCTGAGCCAGCCGCTGACCTCCGCGCTCGGCATGCTCCTGACGATGCTGTCGCACCACGTCGGCTGGCCGCTCATCGAGGGCGGTTCGCAGAAGCTCGCCGACGCGATGGTCGCCGCACTCGAGGAGCAGGGCAGCGAGGTGGTGACCGGTCACCACGTCACCGACCTGCGCGAGTTCGACGGCGTTCCCGCGGTGCTGCTGAACACCACGCCCGAGGCCTTCGTCGGGATGGCCGGCGACCGGGTGCACGAGGGCTACCGCCGATGGGTGTCCCGCTACCGGCACGGCGCGGGTGTCTTCAAGATCGACTGGATCCTGTCCGAGCCGGTGCCGTGGACGAACCCCGATGTCCGGCGGGCCGGGACCATCCACGTCGCGGGCGACCTGGACGAGACGATCGCCGGTGAGCGGGCACCCAACCAGGGACAGCTGACCGACAGGCCCTACGTGCTGGCGGTGCAGCCGACGGTGCCCGACCCCACCCGCGCACCGGAGGGCGGGCACATCTTCTGGGCCTACGTGCACGTACCGCACGGGGCCGACGTCGACATGACCGAGGCCATCGAGAACCAGATCGAGCGGTTCGCACCGGGATTCCGCGACACCGTCGTCGAGCGGTACACGAAGAACGCCGTCGCCATGGAGCAGTGGAATCCCAGCTACCTCGGCGGGGACATCTCGAACGGACAGGCGACGCTGCGCCAGATGCTGGCCCGGCCGGTGCCGCGCTGGAACACCTACAAGACCCCGGTGACGGGCGTCTACCTCGCCTCGGCCGCCACCCCGCCCGGGCCGGCGGTCCACGGCGCGTGCGGCGACAACGCCGCGCAGGTGGCCCTGCGCGAGGTCTTCGGCGTCCGGGAGGTCCCGCCACTGCGCCCCGCCCTCCGCTGACTTCGCGCGTCCTTCTCGCCGATCTGCGCATGGATGCGGTCATCCCGGCCGCACAACCGCGTTCAGGCGTATCGCGGCGCGTTCAGCGCCGCCGCGATACGGGCGACCAGGGCGACGGGATCGCGCAGATCCGCGGCGGTCGCGAAGATCACCGTCCACCCGGCCGCGGTGGGCCGGTTCAGCCGCCGTCTGTCCTTGCCGACCTGCTGCGCTTCGCCGTGCCAGACGCTTTCGTACTCCACGGCGACCTTGCGCTCGGGCCAGCCGAATGAAAGGACCTCCCTGCCCCCACCACTCGCAAGCTCGCGGCGGGCCCCTGCAGGGAGGCCGCGGTGCAGCATCAATCGCAGCCGGGTCTGCTGAGGCGACTGGGCGAGCCCGTCGGCACGTGCGGCCGCCAGACGGATCGCTCGACAGCCCGGGCCGGTGGTCGCCGTGGCCGCCGCCCGCGGGTCCGCCGGCGTGACCAGGCGCGAGCGCAGGAACTGGTCCAGGCACACCACCGCCTCGTCCGGGGGCTCGATGCGGGCGAGGTCCAACGCCGTCCGCAGCGGGGTGGTGACGAGGACGCCGTCCCGCCGCACGACGTCCTCCTCGGCAAGGTGGCGGGGGGTCACTTGGAGACCGCGTACCGCGCCGGCTCGCCGGCCGGCGGCCAGGGTGCACTCGACGGGGTCGTCGCGTTGCGTTCCGCCAGGTCGACTCCCCACATCACCGCCGCCCTGCGCCCGCGGAGGACGGCCCCCGGCAGCAGTAGGACCGCGGCAGCACGGGCACGCCGCCGGTGGGTGACGGGCAGCGATGTGCAGGCGTACACGTCGGGGAACAGCCGCCGCACGCAGCTGTGCCGGTCGGACGGGAGTTCGAGTCACCCCGGCACCCTGCCGCGTCCAGCGAGAACACCGCGGGGGCTGTCCACAGCCTGGATCGCGCTCGGACGCACGGCGGCGGTTCTGCCGCGCTGACAACCGCCGTCATGCGCATATCGGCGGCAACCCGCAGTGCAACAGGCGCAGCGCCGGCACCGGTAGCGTTCGATGCATGGTCCGACCGCTGGGGCTGCCCTTCGACCCCATCGAGCGGGCCGGCGAGACCTGGGAGAAGCACTTCGGCCCCGCCTCCTCGATGCGCGCCGCGACGAGCATCTTCCGGGTGCAGCAGATCCTGCTGGCCCGGTTCGACGACGCGCTCAGGCCGCACGCGCTGACCTTCGCCCGCTACGAGGTGCTCGTGCTGCTCACGTTCAGCCGCACGGGGAACCTGCCGCTCAAGGTGATCGGCAGCCGGCTGATGGTGCACCCGACCAGCGTCACGAACGCGATCGACCGGCTCGTCGCCGCGGGGTACGTCGTGCGTCGGCCGAACCCGGACGACGGCCGGGGCGTGCTCGCCTGCATCACCGACGGCGGCCGGCAGGTGGTGACGACGGCGACGGCGGCGCTCACCGACCTGGACTTCGGCCTCGCCGACGTGCCCGAGGACGAGCGGGCGGCGCTCTTCGACATCCTCAAGCGGGTGCGGCTCGGTGCCGGCGACGTGGCAGGTGCAGCCGGCCCGGCCGATTGATCGACGCCGGATAGTTGGACGTCCTACTATCGGACCATGGGACAGGACGCTCGGCAGCGGTGGCAGCAGCGGTACGACGCGGCGCTGGCAGGCGGCAAGGTCCGCGACGCCGACTTCACGACGCTCTCCGGCGTCGAGGTCGACCCGGTCTACGGGCCCGCCGACGAGTCCGCCGTCGAGAACTTCGAGCGGATCGGCTATCCGGGTGAGTTCCCCTTCACCCGGGGTCTGCACGCCACCGGCTACCGCGGCCGGGCCTGGACCATCCGGCAGTTCGCGGGCTTCGGGAACGCGAAGCAGACCAACGAGCGCTACAAGATGATCCTGGCCGAGGGCGGGGGAGGGCTGTCGGTCGCCTTCGACATGCCCACGCTCATGGGCCGCGACTCCGACGACCCGCGCGCGCTCGGCGAGGTCGGGCACTGCGGCGTCGCGATCGACACCGCCGCCGACATGGACGTCCTCTTCGACGGCATCGACCTCGAGGCCACGACGACGTCGATGACGATCAGCGGCCCCGCCGTCCCGGTGTTCTGCATGTACCTGGTGGCCGCCGAGCGCCAGGGTGCCGACATCGGGAAGCTCAACGGCACGCTGCAGACCGACATCTTCAAGGAGTACATCGCGCAGAAGGAGTGGCTGTTCGCGCCCGAGCCGCACCTGCGCCTGATCGGCGACCTCATGGAGTACTGCGCCGAGCACATCCCGGCCTACAAGCCGATCTCGGTGTCCGGCTACCACATCCGCGAGGCGGGCTCGACCGCCGCGCAGGAGCTCGCCTTCACCCTCGCCGACGGCTTCGCCTACGTGGAACTCGGGCTCTCCCGCGGCCTCGACATCGAGCAGTTCGCCCCCGGCCTGTCGTTCTTCTTCGACTCCCACCTGGACTTCTTCGAAGAGATCGCCAAGTTCCGCGCGGCTCGCCGCATCTGGGCCCGGTGGCTGCGCGACGTCTACGGCGCGACGACGGAGAAGGCCCAGCAACTGCGGTTCCACACCCAGACGGCCGGGGTCAG from Blastococcus colisei harbors:
- a CDS encoding phytoene desaturase family protein, with the translated sequence MNGKADAVVVGAGPNGLAAALRLSAAGLRVQVVEAAERPGGGMRTEELMRPGYHHDVCSIVQPMAAAAPFFREFDPESRGVRLAQPEINFAHPLHGGRAALSYRSLEQTTAGLGEDGAAYRRLFGPLVEHGTDVVDFFLTSRLRRLPTRSVPQIAQFGLNGLPNVRWLANRYFDTEEAKALLGGAAAHGMLDLSQPLTSALGMLLTMLSHHVGWPLIEGGSQKLADAMVAALEEQGSEVVTGHHVTDLREFDGVPAVLLNTTPEAFVGMAGDRVHEGYRRWVSRYRHGAGVFKIDWILSEPVPWTNPDVRRAGTIHVAGDLDETIAGERAPNQGQLTDRPYVLAVQPTVPDPTRAPEGGHIFWAYVHVPHGADVDMTEAIENQIERFAPGFRDTVVERYTKNAVAMEQWNPSYLGGDISNGQATLRQMLARPVPRWNTYKTPVTGVYLASAATPPGPAVHGACGDNAAQVALREVFGVREVPPLRPALR
- a CDS encoding MarR family winged helix-turn-helix transcriptional regulator — its product is MVRPLGLPFDPIERAGETWEKHFGPASSMRAATSIFRVQQILLARFDDALRPHALTFARYEVLVLLTFSRTGNLPLKVIGSRLMVHPTSVTNAIDRLVAAGYVVRRPNPDDGRGVLACITDGGRQVVTTATAALTDLDFGLADVPEDERAALFDILKRVRLGAGDVAGAAGPAD
- a CDS encoding acyl-CoA mutase large subunit family protein, producing MGQDARQRWQQRYDAALAGGKVRDADFTTLSGVEVDPVYGPADESAVENFERIGYPGEFPFTRGLHATGYRGRAWTIRQFAGFGNAKQTNERYKMILAEGGGGLSVAFDMPTLMGRDSDDPRALGEVGHCGVAIDTAADMDVLFDGIDLEATTTSMTISGPAVPVFCMYLVAAERQGADIGKLNGTLQTDIFKEYIAQKEWLFAPEPHLRLIGDLMEYCAEHIPAYKPISVSGYHIREAGSTAAQELAFTLADGFAYVELGLSRGLDIEQFAPGLSFFFDSHLDFFEEIAKFRAARRIWARWLRDVYGATTEKAQQLRFHTQTAGVSLTAQQPDNNITRTAVEALAAILGGTQSLHTNALDEVLALPSAKAAQIALRTQQVIAEETGVMNVADPLGGSWYVEALTDEMERQAEEIFARITDMSADGTMTAGILRGIEDGWFTGEIAEAAFVYQRALEKGDKKVVGVNTLTGSVEAHDTLDILRVSHQVELDQKAELAGRRKTRDDDTARAAVQRMVEVGRTEENMLPAMLDAVRAEATLGEICDALRAEWGQYTEPARF